One Engystomops pustulosus chromosome 7, aEngPut4.maternal, whole genome shotgun sequence DNA window includes the following coding sequences:
- the LOC140069561 gene encoding visual pigment-like receptor peropsin isoform X1, translating to MDVVLKDSSFLLTNTSDTVRSSKDGETVIGIYLLLLGWFSWLGNGAVICIMCRRRRTLDSHDLLTFNLAVSDAGISIFGYSRGIVELFHGLGNDDFWTCNVDGFLILLFGLISINTLTAISLLRYVKGCRPHQAHKVDKDFILVAILVIWISSIIWSGSPVLGWGSFIESRYGTCEIDWSLATSSTPYKFYVIGVFLSGFFIPVMIMIFCYVSIIRAVHDSHRSSHGGDVSHRQLMMEKDITRVSFVICTAFVLAWSPYAVISMWSACGYRLPALTTVVATLFAKSASFYNPLIYLGLSPKFRHELRALLCCLQHKKDLTLDSEQPIKTCGDSIRQSQDRRTENTMVTNSSSSYKMDMAAEASENGRI from the exons GCTGGTTCTCATGGTTGGGGAACGGAGCTGTAATCTGCATTATGTGTAGACGCAGGAGGACTTTGGACTCTCATGATCTCCTGACATTTAACCTGGCTGTATCCGATGCTGGAATCTCCATTTTTGGCTACTCTCGAGGAATCGTGGAGCTGTTTCATGGACTTGGAAATGATGACTTCTGGACCTGCAAT GTTGATGGCTTTCTGATCCTCCTCTTTGGCCTGATTAGTATTAACACTCTTACAGCGATCAGTCTTCTCCGCTATGTCAAGGGATGCCGACCCCATCAAG CTCACAAAGTGGACAAAGACTTCATTCTGGTGGCCATTCTTGTCATCTGGATCTCTTCTATTATCTGGTCTGGATCTCCAGTTTTGGGCTGGGGAAGCTTTATAG AGAGCAGATACGGCACCTGTGAAATAGACTGGTCTCTCGCCACAAGTTCTACACCCTACAAGTTCTACGTCATCGGTGTCTTCCTCTCCGGCTTCTTCATCCCGGTGATGATAATGATCTTCTGCTATGTGTCCATCATCAGGGCCGTCCACGACAGTCACAGAAGTTCTCATGGTGGGGACGTCAGTCACCGGCAACTCATGATGGAAAAGGACATCACTCGG GTGTCATTTGTCATCTGCACGGCCTTCGTGCTGGCCTGGTCTCCATACGCTGTAATATCTATGTGGTCGGCCTGTGGTTATCGACTACCAGCTCTGACCACGGTGGTGGCCACGCTCTTCGCCAAGTCAGCGAGCTTCTACAATCCATTGATATACCTGGGGCTTAGTCCCAAGTTCAGACATGAGCTCCGAGCCTTGCTCTGCTGCTTACAGCATAAGAAAGATCTGACATTAGACAGTGAACAACCCATAAAGACCTGCGGAGATAGTATACGACAGTCACAGGATAGAAGGACAGAGAACACTATGGTGACTAACAGCTCCTCGTCTTACAAGATGGATATGGCAGCTGAAGCCTCGGAAAATGGTAGAATATGA
- the LOC140069561 gene encoding opsin-5-like isoform X2, whose translation MCRRRRTLDSHDLLTFNLAVSDAGISIFGYSRGIVELFHGLGNDDFWTCNVDGFLILLFGLISINTLTAISLLRYVKGCRPHQAHKVDKDFILVAILVIWISSIIWSGSPVLGWGSFIESRYGTCEIDWSLATSSTPYKFYVIGVFLSGFFIPVMIMIFCYVSIIRAVHDSHRSSHGGDVSHRQLMMEKDITRVSFVICTAFVLAWSPYAVISMWSACGYRLPALTTVVATLFAKSASFYNPLIYLGLSPKFRHELRALLCCLQHKKDLTLDSEQPIKTCGDSIRQSQDRRTENTMVTNSSSSYKMDMAAEASENGRI comes from the exons ATGTGTAGACGCAGGAGGACTTTGGACTCTCATGATCTCCTGACATTTAACCTGGCTGTATCCGATGCTGGAATCTCCATTTTTGGCTACTCTCGAGGAATCGTGGAGCTGTTTCATGGACTTGGAAATGATGACTTCTGGACCTGCAAT GTTGATGGCTTTCTGATCCTCCTCTTTGGCCTGATTAGTATTAACACTCTTACAGCGATCAGTCTTCTCCGCTATGTCAAGGGATGCCGACCCCATCAAG CTCACAAAGTGGACAAAGACTTCATTCTGGTGGCCATTCTTGTCATCTGGATCTCTTCTATTATCTGGTCTGGATCTCCAGTTTTGGGCTGGGGAAGCTTTATAG AGAGCAGATACGGCACCTGTGAAATAGACTGGTCTCTCGCCACAAGTTCTACACCCTACAAGTTCTACGTCATCGGTGTCTTCCTCTCCGGCTTCTTCATCCCGGTGATGATAATGATCTTCTGCTATGTGTCCATCATCAGGGCCGTCCACGACAGTCACAGAAGTTCTCATGGTGGGGACGTCAGTCACCGGCAACTCATGATGGAAAAGGACATCACTCGG GTGTCATTTGTCATCTGCACGGCCTTCGTGCTGGCCTGGTCTCCATACGCTGTAATATCTATGTGGTCGGCCTGTGGTTATCGACTACCAGCTCTGACCACGGTGGTGGCCACGCTCTTCGCCAAGTCAGCGAGCTTCTACAATCCATTGATATACCTGGGGCTTAGTCCCAAGTTCAGACATGAGCTCCGAGCCTTGCTCTGCTGCTTACAGCATAAGAAAGATCTGACATTAGACAGTGAACAACCCATAAAGACCTGCGGAGATAGTATACGACAGTCACAGGATAGAAGGACAGAGAACACTATGGTGACTAACAGCTCCTCGTCTTACAAGATGGATATGGCAGCTGAAGCCTCGGAAAATGGTAGAATATGA